From the genome of Anopheles moucheti chromosome 3, idAnoMoucSN_F20_07, whole genome shotgun sequence, one region includes:
- the LOC128301673 gene encoding ras GTPase-activating protein raskol isoform X1, whose amino-acid sequence MASSDTSVSSSADSTRRRSTFYVPLATAGQSSGGETVECKDGNTENTLAAEKRGKRTGAAETSTADDIKHASMESIYHPDLSGCSFGWSLDESCQDNSEPVAGHSDHENKLKRYGVVLNASVNIDDDETKCHQQQTPRHHHQSNTSTPIRLGQSRSRNNILSTNLTNDSGAATELVPPCRGGGVIYGLIKRDPPVNNAVPTAKDKSKTLPQNMSLTSAMPAKSSFLLHSTPRISSECSSSLDAKNSGSIVGLSPESTVPAISYMFSPKKSLSFIRRTHSTKLSRSNSLLKSLTSKCVDQSAINASLLQVPVKELDYDRLCRILEQPTKIDQKIRDMFILCKDEKDEENAVHSDTSYEKACRRGSAPNTPVMGQKVESSSRFTNFFSKRSFRSIPLKRTKSVIKLDRSKRGQGGIRGSRSHESLLSNHTVMSTIDLSGIGMIEVVPVHASVLGRRHCFQVRGIARGERYYSCGTRQERDLWIYSLRKTISPNKHTVRHLDNSLKMWIYEAKSLPPKKRYFCEIYLDSTLYGRTSVKLRADLLFWGEFFDFPDVPGASNITVNVFREADKKKKRDKHVLVGSVAIPIEKVTARTFTEDWYQIVMEKHDNSIIKSTSKDPIPTLRIKCRYQSIDILPLDAYKDFQGFLKENYKKVCEAIEPIIGVKAKEDIGQALVLLMHSQGMAAAFLSDVVALDLLRVDDQRLTFRGNSLATKSMEAFLKLIGEQYLQDTLSIPIAEIIASDRDCEVDPTKVNGSLSRQQQALRRAVKSVWTAISESSRIFPVQLRDCFATFRERLQDLNREDMADNLISASIFLRFLCPAILSPSLFNITNELPSARATRNLTLVAKTLQTLANFTRFQGKENFMEFLNDFLEQEAPRMKQFLYDISCTDCSSEDNFLDWSGCIDQGKQLSILHSLLSEIVLKLSVEKQHEIQPLPAILESITKAKESNAQMEDDQDCDGKLQYIYKQESYAGNHIGTGSNMVGPISSSFSGRDLSIYNKYNEYTAEAQNMLTSKQNHSSNSSLHRSTGASNSELVTSLKLLNGVVPDKSMNPLIAPVQHIHGTTNKYNFNHHQHSNSRMNIVGSASLRTYSTTATASYGIGNNMATNSLRSEKDKTTNMHGDVRASTLPRYNNYTTSVSVGENKFSGAKPIGLEPQNNENITPNTTTSNLIQIDIDPSNPFNRKSPTPLLKNLSYSHYVASNWNQKGSQQNLLSPASAHSDLEKNALNLGIPHTETGREQYGHCNYTTTAAPQKTSSVVPRRTMVTTNPSKMPMSLEDLEDLLNYGDEQKQTSAGESGSSANIGGSGGGCEPTSTNVKGLLGCNGSSVSIGQISNICSSGYQSIPNQSACSSPGELAGQQRIEYISNKAPPPRKLTTTLVGYNTGNGIDLCLNDRTTTKAELPASSINLQLFNDRDQATTLHITERRDTEHEIPYKQSNANRILNNNYVDSAYDVIPSFKNPLSGGSAIGSTGHSLAKVHSRNFQPDTVEYFGPSRTNQQSRPKRTIAQGVRSCDDSIHSESSSDERFSITTSENYTELDSLTTANVSSIERNPVSISNGNDYEPIATGLYGRRIGSNRMPRTNPLMQYKKDDNASEVLGNAIGGSVVGGSGFQQNGHRDHSLQHRHHRRLSLECARTLSDSSTDETESGNARTFNANHHLQPHHLVTTTAHHNNLRETDNKRRRNGNKSVEQCEREIQRLQASLDSMRQKLEMSEPTEENTDKLEAVAQQSDSKIRSIIGRLLTMEEELRQEQYKMSLVLSHKQRVIEAQGQQIAALDAANNRLLSALSTLQNRYESQSNQSDDTSSSHPNAGASSC is encoded by the exons ATGGCTTCGTCGGACACATCAGTTTCCTCGTCGGCAGATTCGACGCGTAGAAGATCGACATTTTATGTGCCATTGGCAACTGCAGGCCAGTCATCTGGTGGAGAAACTGTCGAATGCAAAGATGGTAACACAGAGAATACGCTTGCTGCAGAGAAGCGAGGAAAACGCACAGGAGCAGCAGAAACTTCCACAGCAGATGACATCAAACATGCTTCCATGGAGAGCATTTACCATCCGGACCTAAGCGGGTGCAGCTTCGGTTGGAGTTTGGATGAGTCGTGTCAGGACAATTCGGAACCGGTGGCTGGGCATAGTGATCACGAGAACAAACTGAAACGGTACGGTGTGGTTTTAAACGCTAGTGTAAATATCGACGACGATGAAACAAAGTGCCATCAACAACAGACGCCGCGTCATCACCACCAATCCAACACGTCCACACCGATTCGATTGGGACAATCGCGAAGCCGCAATAATATCTTATCCACCAACCTAACGAATGATAGTGGAGCTGCAACCGAACTCGTACCACCATGCCGTGGCGGTGGTGTCATCTATGGTTTAATAAAAAGAGACCCACCGGTAAACAATGCCGTACCGACAGCAAAAGATAAATCAAAAACATTGCCACAAAACATGTCCCTGACCAGTGCTATGCCAGCGAAGAGTTCATTTCTACTCCATTCCACACCACGTATTTCGTCGGAATGCTCGTCATCGTTGGATGCTAAAAACAGTGGCAGCATAGTCGGACTGTCGCCAGAATCAACTGTACCGGCGATATCCTATATGTTTAGTCCCAAAAAATCACTAAGCTTCATTCGGAGAACCCATTCCACCAAACTTTCAAGAAGCAATTCGTTGCTGAAAAGCCTTACGTCCAAGTGTGTCGATCAAAGTGCGATTAATGCTAGTCTGCTGCAAGTGCCAGTGAAAGAATTGGATTACGATCGTTTGTGCCGGATACTGGAACAACCGACAAAAATAGATCAGAAGATTAGAGACATGTTTATCCTGTGCAAGGatgaaaaagatgaagaaaatgcTGTACATTCAG ATACTTCGTACGAAAAGGCGTGTCGTCGAGGATCAGCTCCGAACACGCCTGTAATGGGCCAAAAGGTGGAATCGTCATCAAGATTTAcgaattttttttccaaaag GTCCTTTCGATCAATACCATTAAAACGAACAAAGTCGGTTATCAAGCTGGACCGTTCTAAGCGTGGCCAGGGAGGTATAAGAGGTTCTAGATCGCACGAAAGTCTGCTGTCGAATCATACAGTGATGTCCACCATTGATCTGTCCGGTATCGGCATGATCGAGGTCGTACCGGTCCATGCATCGGTACTTGGCAGACGCCATTGCTTTCAGGTGCGTGGAATCGCACGCGGAGAACGCTATTACAGCTGTGGTACACGCCAAGAACGGGATCTATGGATATACAGCTTGCGCAAAACCATCTCCCCGAACAAACACACCGTACGGCATCTGGATAACTCGTTGAAAATGTGGATTTACGAGGCAAAATCGTTGCCACCGAAGAAGCGCTACTTCTGTGAAATTTACCTCGATAGCACATTGTACGGCCGAACATCAGTAAAACTGCGAGCAGATCTTCTGTTTTGGGGTGAATTTTTTGATTTCCCCGACGTTCCAGGTGCGAGCAATATTACCGTTAACGTATTCCGAGAGGcggataagaaaaaaaaacgcgataAGCATGTGCTGGTTGGGTCCGTCGCAATCCCCATTGAAAAAGTTACTGCCCGCACGTTTACTGAAGATTGGTACCAAATCGTAATGGAAAAACATGACAACAGCATTATCAAAAGCACATCCAAAGATCCGATACCAACGCTTAGAATCAAATGTCGATATCAATCGATTGATATCCTACCTTTGGATGCGTATAAGGACTTCCAAGGCTTCCTGAAGGAAAACTACAAAAAGGTATGCGAAGCAATTGAACCAATTATTGGCGTTAAAGCTAAAGAAGACATAGGGCAAGCGCTGGTGCTGCTAATGCATTCCCAAGGAATGGCAGCCGCATTTTTGTCCGATGTGGTTGCGCTAGATCTGTTGCGTGTTGACGATCAACGATTGACGTTTCGCGGTAATTCGCTAGCCACGAAAAGCATGGAAGCTTTCCTGAAGCTCATCGGAGAACAGTATCTGCAGGACACACTGTCCATACCGATAGCGGAAATAATTGCATCCGATCGAGATTGCGAAGTGGATCCTACGAAGGTGAATGGATCATTATCACGTCAACAGCAAGCTCTTCGCCGAGCGGTCAAATCAGTATGGACAGCAATATCTGAAAGTAGTCGCATTTTTCCGGTTCAATTACGAGATTGTTTCGCTACATTTCGTGAAAGGTTGCAAGATTTAAACCGTGAAGATATGGCTGACAATTTAATAAGTGCTTCTATTTTTCTGCGTTTTTTATGTCCGGCCATACTGTCACCAAGTTTGTTTAACATTACGAACGAGCTACCATCTGCGCGAGCTACACGAAATTTGACCCTGGTGGCCAAGACGTTGCAAACGTTGGCAAACTTTACACGCTTCCAGGGAAAGGAGAACTTTATGGAATTTCTGAATGATTTTCTTGAACAAGAAGCTCCCCGGATGAAGCAGTTTCTATACGACATATCCTGTACCGATTGTAGCAGCGAGGACAATTTTCTAGATTGGTCGGGTTGCATTGACCAAGGCAAACAACTGTCCATTTTACATAGCTTACTGTCTGAAATAGTGCTGAAGCTGTCGGTAGAAAAGCAGCACGAAATTCAGCCACTGCCAGCTATACTAGAATCAATTACGAAAGCGAAGGAAAGTAACGCACAAATGGAAGACGATCAAGATTGTGATGGAAAATTGCAGTACATTTATAAGCAAGAAAGCTATGCAGGCAATCATATCGGAACTGGAAGCAATATGGTAGGTCCCATATCATCTTCATTTTCTGGCAGAGATTTGAGCATTTACAACAAGTACAATGAGTACACTGCCGAAGCACAAAACATGCTAACGtcgaaacaaaatcattcatcGAATAGTTCATTGCATCGCTCAACGGGAGCTTCTAACAGTGAACTAGTTACCAGCTTGAAGCTACTGAACGGTGTTGTGCCAGACAAAAGCATGAATCCACTTATTGCACCGGTTCAACACATCCACGGTACAACGAACAAATATAACTTCAATCACCACCAGCACAGTAACAGCAGAATGAACATCGTCGGAAGCGCAAGTCTTCGAACGTATTCAACTACTGCTACTGCATCGTACGGCATTGGGAACAATATGGCAACAAATAGCTTACGGAGCGAAAAGGACAAAACTACCAATATGCACGGTGATGTGCGGGCAAGTACATTGCCACGATATAACAACTACACGACAAGTGTATCCGTCGGTGAGAATAAGTTTTCCGGAGCTAAACCAATAGGACTGGAACCCCAGAACAATGAAAATATAACGCCCAATACGACCACCAGCAATCTTATTCAAATCGATATAGATCCGAGTAATCCTTTCAATAGAAAAAGTCCCACACCGTTGTTGAAGAATCTTTCCTACAGTCACTACGTCGCTAGCAACTGGAATCAGAAAGGGTCTCAGCAAAATCTTCTAAGTCCTGCTTCGGCTCATAGcgatttggaaaaaaatgctcTTAACTTAGGTATTCCTCATACTGAAACAGGTCGGGAACAGTACGGTCATTGTAACTATACGACAACTGCTGCTCCCCAGAAAACTTCAAGTGTTGTGCCACGCCGAACCATGGTAACAACCAATCCTTCAAAAATGCCAATGAGTCTAGAAGATTTGGAAGATCTGCTGAACTatggcgatgaacaaaaacaaacatctgCAGGAGAATCAGGTTCTAGCGCCAATATcggtggcagtggtggtgggTGCGAACCTACCAGTACAAATGTCAAAGGTCTGCTTGGTTGTAACGGCAGCAGTGTATCAATTGGgcaaatttcaaacatttgcaGTTCGGGTTACCAAAGCATCCCCAACCAATCTGCATGTTCGAGCCCGGGCGAATTGGCTGGCCAGCAGCGAATAGAATACATTAGCAACAAAGCACCACCGCCACGCAAATTAACGACCACGCTTGTTGGGTACAATACAGGTAATGGTATTGATTTATGCCTGAATGACCGCACAACTACCAAAGCAGAACTGCCGGCGTCCAGTATTAACTTGCAGCTATTTAATGATCGAGACCAAGCAACCACGTTACATATCACCGAACGTCGTGATACCGAGCATGAAATACCTTACAAACAGAGTAATGCTAATagaattttaaacaacaattaCGTTGACAGTGCATATGATGTCATACCATCGTTCAAAAATCCCCTGTCTGGTGGAAGTGCAATAGGTAGTACCGGCCATAGTCTAGCGAAGGTGCATTCGCGCAATTTCCAACCAGATACTGTCGAATATTTTGGACCCAGTCGAACTAATCAACAATCGCGACCGAAAAGAACCATTGCGCAAGGTGTTCGCAGTTGCGACGATAGCATACACAGTGAGTCGAGCAGCGATGAACGATTCAGCATTACTACATCAGAAAACTACACCGAACTGGACTCTCTAACAACGGCCAACGTGTCGTCAATAGAACGAAATCCCGTCTCAATCAGCAACGGGAACGATTACGAACCAATTGCCACTGGTCTGTACGGACGCCGAATAGGAAGCAACCGTATGCCACGGACAAATCCTTTGATGCAG TACAAAAAGGATGACAATGCGTCGGAGGTCCTTGGTAATGCAATAGGTGGTAGTGTCGTTGGCGGCAGCGGCTTTCAACAAAATGGACATCGGGATCATAGTTTGCAACACCGTCACCATCGACGTCTTTCGCTAGAGTGCGCACGAACACTATCCGATAGCTCTACTGACGAAACCGAAAGTGGCAATGCAAGAACGTTCAATGCG